One segment of Brassica napus cultivar Da-Ae chromosome C3, Da-Ae, whole genome shotgun sequence DNA contains the following:
- the LOC111205895 gene encoding putative lipid-binding protein AIR1, whose amino-acid sequence MASRTSLALFLAVNLLLFTYTSATCYKCIPTPATPATPTTPTTPTTPSTPSTGSCPRDSLQLGVCANVLKLVDLTLGNPPVKPCCSLIAGLADLEAAVCLCTVLKANILGIKLNLPINLSVLLNVCSRKAPKNFQCA is encoded by the coding sequence ATGGCTTCAAGAACCTCTCTTGCACTCTTCCTTGCTGTCAACCTCCTCCTCTTCACTTACACTTCCGCTACATGCTACAAGTGCATCCCCACGCCAGCCACCCCAGCCACCCCAACCACCCCAACCACCCCAACAACCCCAAGCACCCCAAGCACAGGCTCTTGTCCTAGAGATTCCCTACAGCTAGGTGTTTGCGCTAATGTGCTCAAACTAGTGGACCTAACATTGGGAAACCCACCCGTAAAGCCATGCTGCTCTCTCATTGCAGGCTTGGCTGACCTTGAGGCTGCGGTCTGTCTCTGTACCGTTCTCAAGGCTAACATTCTTGGCATCAAACTTAACCTTCCCATCAATCTGAGCGTACTCCTCAATGTTTGTAGTAGAAAAGCTCCAAAGAATTTCCAATGCGCATAA